One genomic segment of Flagellimonas marinaquae includes these proteins:
- a CDS encoding TPM domain-containing protein — MGRTLLYGLLFLLSISSPAQKKVPILTEIVTDNAKIFTESELDVLRTKLYQFESETTNQLVIFTINELGNETIEQYALNVFNQNKLGQAGKDNGILILFSKLDREVRIEVGYGLESYITDAVASRIIRNTMIPKFKEEDYFSGLDLATDQIIKFLLDPGALEEFKEEMDSEEAAPWWLYGVIGLFLMVFVAAGGFVFYKGYSTFLEILRGMFIGKLAIFRGVFMALFMGMPVIFGLVFMGMPLFFMGLLFGLEDQMNAMVEDLTWIFWGLILFVLTTIALVIVKIKRKGDEEIKVSFFKSDKDYMSKTFSSTGTHSFGSGSGSSSSGGFSGGGGSSGGGGASGSW; from the coding sequence ATGGGAAGGACATTATTATACGGGTTACTTTTTCTACTGTCCATAAGTAGCCCTGCTCAAAAAAAAGTCCCTATTTTAACCGAAATAGTTACGGACAATGCCAAGATTTTTACAGAATCCGAGCTCGATGTGCTACGCACAAAACTCTATCAATTTGAATCGGAGACGACCAATCAATTAGTGATTTTTACGATTAATGAGCTTGGTAATGAGACTATTGAGCAATATGCACTCAATGTCTTTAACCAAAATAAGCTGGGGCAGGCGGGCAAGGACAATGGTATTCTGATTCTTTTTTCAAAACTGGATAGGGAAGTTAGGATAGAGGTGGGCTATGGATTAGAATCATATATTACCGATGCGGTGGCCTCGAGGATTATTAGAAATACCATGATCCCCAAATTTAAGGAAGAGGACTATTTTTCAGGTTTGGACCTGGCAACGGACCAGATTATCAAGTTTCTTTTAGATCCCGGGGCATTGGAAGAGTTTAAGGAGGAAATGGATTCCGAAGAGGCAGCACCCTGGTGGCTTTACGGGGTTATTGGATTGTTTTTGATGGTCTTTGTTGCCGCAGGAGGATTTGTTTTTTATAAAGGCTATAGTACATTTCTGGAAATCCTAAGAGGTATGTTCATTGGAAAATTAGCTATTTTCCGTGGAGTTTTTATGGCCTTATTTATGGGAATGCCTGTCATTTTTGGCTTGGTATTTATGGGGATGCCCCTCTTTTTTATGGGTTTACTTTTTGGCTTGGAAGATCAAATGAACGCCATGGTGGAGGATTTAACGTGGATATTTTGGGGACTTATCCTTTTTGTCCTGACAACAATTGCATTGGTAATCGTAAAGATCAAAAGAAAGGGCGATGAAGAAATAAAGGTGTCGTTTTTTAAATCGGATAAGGATTATATGAGCAAGACATTTTCGTCCACCGGAACCCATTCCTTTGGTTCTGGGTCCGGGAGTAGTTCGTCGGGCGGTTTTTCCGGAGGTGGCGGGAGTTCTGGTGGAGGTGGTGCCAGTGGGAGTTGGTAA
- a CDS encoding 2Fe-2S iron-sulfur cluster-binding protein → MSDIKLKIVDRDGKLHEVDAPTDMNMNLMEVVRSYELAPEGTIGICGGMAMCASCQCYVKSDHQLPEKTDDEEAMLAEAFFVKDNSRLGCQIHITDDLDGLEVELAPEEG, encoded by the coding sequence ATGAGCGATATCAAATTAAAAATAGTAGACCGGGACGGCAAACTGCACGAGGTGGATGCCCCAACAGATATGAACATGAACCTAATGGAAGTTGTGCGTTCGTACGAACTTGCTCCAGAGGGTACCATAGGAATATGCGGTGGAATGGCCATGTGTGCCTCTTGCCAGTGCTATGTGAAATCCGATCACCAGCTTCCTGAAAAAACAGATGATGAGGAGGCGATGTTGGCCGAGGCTTTTTTTGTAAAGGACAATAGCCGTTTAGGCTGCCAAATTCATATTACCGACGATTTGGATGGTCTGGAGGTGGAGTTGGCACCGGAAGAAGGCTAA
- a CDS encoding NAD(P)/FAD-dependent oxidoreductase: MIKTDILIIGAGPTGLFAVFEAGLLQLKCHLIDALPQPGGQCAEIYPKKPIYDIPGYPEVLAGELVDNLMEQIKPFQPGFTLGERAETIEKLDDGSFIVTTNKGTKHHAPIVAIAGGLGSFEPRKPLLENLTKYEDNGVSYMIKEPEVYRDKKVLIAGGGDSALDWSIFLADVAKEVTLVHRRNEFRGALDSVEKVQQLKNEGKINLITPAEVIALKGEDKLERVTVKNTGTAEEIEVDVDTFIPLFGLSPKLGPIANWGLEIEKNAIKVDNTYDYQTNIPGIYAIGDVNTYPGKLKLILCGFHEATLMCQSAYQKIFPDKKYVMKYTTVGGVTGFDGSKKEAPKAVVKAID; the protein is encoded by the coding sequence ATGATCAAAACCGATATTCTGATAATTGGGGCGGGACCTACGGGTCTCTTTGCTGTTTTTGAAGCAGGCCTGTTACAACTCAAATGTCACTTAATAGATGCATTGCCACAACCGGGAGGGCAATGTGCCGAGATATACCCCAAAAAACCCATTTACGACATCCCAGGATATCCAGAAGTGCTCGCTGGGGAATTGGTGGACAATTTAATGGAACAGATCAAACCGTTCCAACCTGGATTCACCTTGGGAGAACGCGCCGAGACCATCGAAAAATTGGACGATGGCTCTTTTATCGTTACCACCAATAAAGGAACTAAACACCATGCGCCCATAGTTGCCATTGCAGGCGGACTGGGAAGCTTTGAACCAAGAAAACCGTTATTGGAGAACTTGACCAAGTATGAGGACAATGGAGTGTCCTACATGATCAAGGAACCTGAGGTCTATCGAGATAAAAAGGTATTGATTGCCGGGGGAGGAGACTCTGCGTTGGATTGGTCCATTTTTTTGGCAGACGTGGCCAAAGAGGTTACGTTGGTGCACCGAAGAAATGAATTTAGAGGAGCATTGGATTCCGTTGAGAAAGTTCAGCAGCTCAAGAACGAAGGAAAAATCAATCTGATTACACCCGCAGAAGTAATTGCCTTAAAGGGTGAAGATAAATTGGAGCGAGTAACGGTAAAAAATACCGGAACCGCCGAAGAAATAGAAGTTGACGTTGATACTTTTATTCCTTTATTCGGACTTTCGCCCAAGTTGGGGCCAATTGCCAATTGGGGATTGGAAATCGAAAAAAACGCGATAAAGGTCGACAATACCTACGATTATCAAACAAATATTCCTGGAATTTATGCCATTGGGGACGTTAATACCTATCCTGGCAAATTAAAACTTATCCTTTGTGGATTTCACGAGGCTACCTTGATGTGCCAAAGTGCCTATCAAAAAATATTCCCGGATAAAAAATATGTAATGAAATATACCACCGTAGGAGGTGTTACGGGATTTGACGGAAGCAAGAAAGAAGCACCAAAAGCCGTAGTAAAAGCTATTGACTAA
- a CDS encoding NifU family protein, translating into MTSEETRSNVVKALDEIRPFLQSDGGDITLVSIEDNIVTVRLEGNCIGCSVNQMTLKSGVEMTIKKYAPQIEKVVNIT; encoded by the coding sequence ATGACATCAGAAGAAACAAGAAGCAATGTAGTAAAAGCATTGGATGAAATACGTCCGTTTTTACAAAGTGATGGCGGCGATATTACTTTGGTCTCCATTGAGGACAATATTGTTACGGTGCGATTGGAAGGGAATTGCATTGGTTGCAGTGTAAATCAAATGACCCTAAAGAGCGGAGTGGAAATGACCATAAAAAAGTACGCTCCCCAGATTGAGAAAGTGGTCAACATCACCTAG
- a CDS encoding Mrp/NBP35 family ATP-binding protein, whose translation MKLKKADILRALEKISAPGEGQNLVESGSVKNVQVFGDEVEVDVTIKNPSLQAKKKTEVEILKIIHSEVYEKAKIKVNLKVDAPAKPKVNQIKGNPIPGIQNIIAVASGKGGVGKSTVTANLAVTLAKMGFKVGLLDTDIYGPSMPIMFDVATEKPLSINVEGKAKMKPIENYGVKLLSIGFFTEPNQAVIWRGPMAAKALNQMIFDAHWGELDFLLLDLPPGTGDIHLSIMQSLPVTGAVVVSTPQEIALADARKGVAMFQQEAINVPVLGIVENMAYFTPAELPDNKYHIFGENGAKNLSEDLNVPFLGEIPLVQSIREAGDVGRPAALQTATPTEEAFEELTKNVVQEMVRRNTDLPPTEAIKITTMAGCSAVKKK comes from the coding sequence ATGAAGTTGAAAAAAGCAGACATTCTAAGAGCATTGGAAAAAATATCCGCCCCGGGCGAAGGCCAAAATTTGGTCGAGAGCGGTTCGGTGAAGAATGTTCAGGTATTCGGTGATGAGGTAGAAGTGGATGTAACCATAAAGAATCCTAGTCTTCAGGCTAAGAAGAAGACCGAAGTGGAGATTTTGAAAATCATCCATAGTGAAGTTTATGAGAAGGCGAAGATCAAGGTCAACCTAAAGGTTGATGCCCCTGCAAAACCGAAAGTGAATCAGATAAAAGGAAATCCCATTCCGGGAATTCAGAATATTATAGCCGTTGCATCTGGTAAGGGAGGTGTTGGAAAGTCAACTGTTACTGCTAATTTGGCCGTAACCTTGGCCAAAATGGGCTTTAAGGTGGGATTGTTGGATACCGATATCTACGGCCCGTCCATGCCCATTATGTTCGATGTGGCCACGGAGAAACCTTTGTCCATAAATGTGGAGGGCAAGGCTAAAATGAAGCCTATCGAAAATTATGGCGTAAAGCTACTTTCCATCGGATTTTTTACAGAACCCAACCAAGCTGTGATTTGGAGGGGGCCTATGGCAGCAAAAGCATTGAACCAAATGATTTTTGATGCGCATTGGGGAGAGTTGGACTTCTTGTTATTGGATTTGCCTCCAGGAACGGGAGATATCCATTTAAGCATTATGCAATCCCTACCGGTAACCGGGGCAGTGGTAGTGAGTACCCCTCAGGAAATTGCATTGGCCGATGCCAGAAAAGGTGTGGCCATGTTCCAGCAAGAAGCGATAAATGTGCCCGTGTTGGGAATCGTGGAGAATATGGCGTATTTTACACCTGCTGAACTACCGGACAACAAGTACCACATATTTGGTGAGAACGGTGCAAAAAACCTTTCGGAAGATCTAAATGTACCGTTCTTGGGAGAGATTCCGTTGGTGCAGAGCATCAGGGAGGCTGGAGATGTGGGAAGGCCGGCTGCTTTACAGACCGCGACCCCTACCGAAGAAGCCTTTGAGGAACTGACCAAGAACGTGGTTCAGGAGATGGTGAGAAGAAATACCGATCTTCCCCCTACCGAAGCAATTAAGATTACAACAATGGCCGGTTGTTCCGCCGTTAAAAAGAAATGA
- a CDS encoding amidase, with protein MLPKNKVTLFALLVISLFWISCSTHKNSFTKRDVKKSEKLIGLKFPDRAIDTLYPYLKRNRSGFDSLRKYSLGNDVFPAVRFDPTPFDFTMPEQQNGSQWIIPDNVEIPKPYDLLAFYTIPQLASLIKNQKITSTELTTFFLERLKKYQPALQCTITITESLALEQAKKADEEIKNGKYRGILHGIPYGTKDLMSVPGYPTTWGAAPYKNQIIDETATVIQKLEDAGAILVAKLVSGALARGDVWFDGKTKNPWDTTQGASGSSAGSGSATSAGLVPFALGTETLGSITSPSTRNGVTGLRPTYGRVSRHGVMSLSWSMDKVGPLGRNAEDCAIVFEAIQGKDKNDLTTIDLPFGVDWKRDIKSLRVAYLIKDIEKDTTDSGDNLRNALKSLKDLGIEPTAVEMPKDIPYRGFDIILRAEAGAFFDELVRSGGVDTMVEQDRRSRANSLRQSRFIPAVEYIQANRQRQVLIQKMQDLMKNYDVLISPSFGNDQLLATNLTGHPVIAVPTGLDKKNHPTSMTFVGNLYDEESILLLAKAFQDNTSFDEMHPPGY; from the coding sequence ATGCTACCAAAAAACAAAGTTACCCTGTTCGCCCTTTTGGTTATTTCTCTGTTTTGGATCTCTTGCTCAACCCATAAAAATTCCTTCACCAAAAGAGACGTAAAGAAATCCGAGAAATTGATCGGACTGAAGTTCCCCGATAGAGCGATCGACACACTTTACCCCTATCTTAAAAGAAATCGAAGCGGGTTCGATTCCTTGCGCAAATATTCTTTGGGCAACGATGTATTTCCTGCCGTGCGCTTTGACCCCACTCCTTTTGATTTTACCATGCCAGAGCAACAAAATGGCAGCCAATGGATTATTCCCGACAATGTAGAAATCCCTAAACCTTATGATCTGCTGGCCTTTTACACTATTCCTCAATTGGCCTCATTGATCAAAAATCAGAAAATTACCTCGACCGAGCTCACCACATTTTTTTTGGAGCGATTAAAAAAATATCAACCTGCTTTGCAGTGTACCATTACCATTACCGAAAGTTTGGCGCTTGAACAGGCCAAAAAAGCTGACGAAGAGATAAAAAATGGCAAGTATAGGGGCATCCTGCACGGTATCCCTTATGGAACCAAAGATTTAATGTCCGTTCCCGGTTACCCTACCACATGGGGCGCAGCACCCTATAAGAATCAAATTATTGATGAGACCGCCACCGTAATTCAAAAACTTGAGGATGCCGGAGCCATTTTAGTGGCCAAACTTGTATCCGGAGCTTTGGCCCGTGGCGATGTTTGGTTCGATGGCAAAACAAAAAATCCTTGGGACACTACCCAAGGAGCCAGTGGGTCTTCGGCAGGGTCAGGTTCTGCTACATCTGCTGGGCTTGTTCCTTTTGCCTTGGGCACGGAAACTTTGGGCTCCATTACCTCCCCGAGCACACGGAATGGGGTCACAGGCCTGCGCCCTACATACGGCAGGGTGAGCCGGCATGGTGTTATGAGCCTAAGCTGGTCAATGGACAAAGTTGGGCCTTTGGGAAGAAATGCCGAAGATTGCGCAATTGTTTTTGAAGCGATTCAAGGAAAAGACAAAAATGACCTGACCACCATAGACCTGCCCTTTGGTGTGGATTGGAAAAGAGACATCAAAAGTTTGAGGGTGGCCTATTTAATAAAAGATATTGAAAAAGATACTACTGATTCTGGCGATAATTTAAGAAACGCCTTAAAATCGCTAAAGGATCTTGGTATTGAACCCACCGCTGTGGAAATGCCCAAGGATATTCCTTATCGAGGATTCGATATTATTCTGAGGGCAGAAGCCGGTGCTTTTTTTGATGAACTTGTACGTTCTGGAGGAGTGGACACTATGGTTGAACAGGACCGGCGATCACGCGCCAATTCCCTGAGACAAAGCAGGTTTATCCCTGCTGTGGAGTACATTCAGGCCAACAGGCAAAGACAGGTGCTTATCCAAAAAATGCAGGATTTAATGAAGAATTACGACGTTTTGATTTCCCCTTCATTTGGAAACGATCAACTTTTGGCCACAAATTTAACAGGGCACCCTGTAATTGCAGTGCCAACCGGATTGGATAAAAAAAATCATCCTACCAGTATGACCTTCGTGGGGAACTTGTACGATGAGGAAAGTATTCTATTATTGGCAAAAGCTTTTCAGGACAACACTTCGTTTGATGAAATGCACCCCCCGGGATATTGA
- a CDS encoding MGMT family protein — MEEISFFDKVYEVAKQIPYGRVTSYGAIAKYLGAARSARMVGWAMNNSHTKDVPAHRVVNRAGILTGKHHFDGSNMMQQLLENEGISVKDNQIVDFQKYFWDPVVEL, encoded by the coding sequence ATGGAGGAAATAAGCTTCTTTGACAAAGTTTACGAAGTAGCCAAACAGATACCTTATGGCAGGGTGACATCCTATGGGGCCATAGCCAAATATTTGGGAGCTGCCCGTAGTGCCAGAATGGTAGGTTGGGCCATGAACAATTCCCATACCAAAGATGTTCCAGCACATCGGGTAGTCAACCGAGCGGGCATATTAACGGGCAAGCACCATTTTGATGGAAGTAATATGATGCAACAATTGCTGGAAAACGAGGGCATCTCGGTCAAGGACAACCAAATTGTCGATTTTCAGAAATACTTTTGGGATCCCGTAGTGGAATTATGA
- a CDS encoding LysE family transporter, with translation MTHVLILFFATFSAAFMATVPPGLLNMNAAKVSVEKGKLNGVIFSLGVSSTIMVQAYIAVYISKFLYRNPQVIDILFKIAVAVFAFFAIYFFVMAKRNKTKSQQGIKEVNLSKKNSFFKGVLLAALNLLTIPYYSGLNAMWNEAGWIKFKAEDITTFVVAAGAGTFSVLYLYTFYFDKMETKTNRFSKNSNYILSALMLLLLIITLIRIMYR, from the coding sequence ATGACCCACGTACTCATCCTCTTTTTTGCCACATTTTCGGCAGCCTTTATGGCTACCGTACCCCCGGGCTTGCTGAATATGAATGCAGCTAAGGTGAGTGTGGAAAAAGGAAAGCTCAATGGGGTTATTTTCAGTTTGGGTGTATCCAGCACCATTATGGTTCAGGCCTATATTGCAGTGTACATATCAAAATTTCTGTACCGCAATCCGCAGGTGATCGATATTCTTTTTAAAATTGCCGTTGCGGTCTTTGCCTTTTTTGCCATTTACTTTTTTGTGATGGCTAAACGGAACAAGACCAAATCCCAGCAGGGCATAAAGGAAGTAAATCTAAGTAAAAAGAATAGTTTTTTTAAGGGCGTTCTCTTGGCGGCCCTTAATTTGTTGACCATTCCCTATTATAGTGGTTTAAATGCCATGTGGAACGAGGCGGGTTGGATAAAGTTCAAGGCCGAGGACATTACCACCTTTGTAGTAGCGGCGGGCGCGGGTACATTTTCTGTACTATATCTGTATACTTTTTATTTTGATAAAATGGAAACAAAGACCAACCGTTTTTCCAAAAATTCCAATTATATTTTGAGTGCCCTAATGCTCTTATTGTTGATCATTACCCTAATTCGTATTATGTACCGCTAG
- the trmB gene encoding tRNA (guanosine(46)-N7)-methyltransferase TrmB, with protein sequence MGSKNKLKRFKENETFANVVQPTREDVLAGFKHKGQWASFFGNNNPIVLELGCGKGEYTIGLAQMNPDRNYIGIDIKGARFWRGAKTAIEQNLGNVAFLRTQIELVDHLFDEGEVSEIWITFPDPQIKYKRTKHRMTNPVFLERYKKVLRPGGVINLKTDSEYMHGYTLGLLQGLGHEILYANHDVYKNEGAPSEVLEIQTFYENQYLENGKPITYIQFRIN encoded by the coding sequence GTGGGAAGTAAAAATAAACTCAAGAGGTTCAAGGAGAACGAAACATTTGCCAATGTGGTGCAGCCCACACGAGAAGATGTTTTGGCCGGGTTCAAGCATAAGGGCCAATGGGCCTCCTTTTTCGGCAACAACAATCCCATAGTTTTGGAGCTGGGCTGTGGAAAAGGGGAATACACTATAGGTCTTGCCCAAATGAACCCTGACAGGAATTACATTGGCATCGATATTAAAGGAGCGCGATTTTGGCGTGGGGCCAAAACAGCCATTGAGCAAAATCTGGGTAACGTGGCCTTTTTGCGTACACAGATTGAGTTGGTGGACCATTTGTTCGACGAGGGCGAAGTGAGCGAAATCTGGATTACGTTCCCCGACCCACAGATCAAGTACAAGCGAACAAAGCATAGGATGACAAACCCTGTGTTTCTGGAACGCTATAAAAAAGTACTGAGGCCGGGAGGGGTAATTAATCTTAAAACCGACAGCGAGTACATGCACGGGTATACCCTTGGCCTATTACAGGGCTTGGGCCACGAAATACTCTATGCCAACCACGATGTGTATAAAAATGAAGGAGCACCATCCGAAGTTCTGGAAATTCAGACTTTCTACGAAAATCAGTATCTTGAAAACGGAAAACCAATCACATATATCCAATTTAGGATCAACTAA
- a CDS encoding glycosyltransferase, translating to MNSSKRILVAPLNWGLGHATRCIPIIHELLKHGHQPFIASDGVALALLKKEFPHLPVFDLPSYKISYAEKGKHFKIKMIWDSPKVLKAMAKEKKAVKRLVKEYGLDGIISDNRLGAYYKKVPCVFITHQLNVLSGNTTWMSSKAHQKIIKKFDECWVPDVKGKPNLTGKLGHLKKTKLNIAYLGPLSRFEKKELPIIYDLMVLLSGPEPQRTLLEEKLLKELNGFKGNILFVKGKIEEEQTSEEIHSPHGKITLFNFMKSDELENALNQSKKVLCRSGYTTVMDLAKLEKKAFFIPTPGQYEQEYLAKRMQKQGLVPFSTQEDFILDDLSKVVDYKGLNQFEPMVDFSSLFGVFVAAEVFSKVNENSEPTSTSLST from the coding sequence ATGAATTCTTCCAAACGCATTCTGGTTGCTCCATTAAATTGGGGTCTGGGACATGCCACGAGATGCATACCTATTATTCATGAGCTATTAAAGCACGGACATCAACCTTTTATTGCTTCGGACGGCGTTGCCTTGGCGCTCCTTAAAAAGGAGTTTCCCCATTTACCGGTTTTTGATTTGCCATCTTACAAAATATCTTATGCGGAAAAAGGAAAGCATTTTAAAATAAAAATGATCTGGGATTCCCCCAAAGTGCTTAAAGCAATGGCCAAGGAAAAGAAAGCGGTAAAACGCTTGGTAAAAGAGTATGGGCTGGATGGCATTATTTCCGACAATCGTCTTGGTGCTTATTACAAAAAAGTGCCTTGCGTCTTTATTACTCACCAGCTCAATGTACTCTCGGGGAATACAACATGGATGAGCTCCAAGGCCCATCAAAAAATCATTAAAAAGTTTGATGAATGCTGGGTGCCCGATGTAAAGGGAAAACCTAATTTAACCGGAAAGTTGGGGCATTTAAAAAAGACGAAGCTGAATATTGCATATTTGGGCCCATTAAGCCGATTTGAAAAAAAGGAACTCCCCATTATCTACGATTTAATGGTCCTGCTCTCCGGTCCCGAACCACAACGCACCCTTTTGGAAGAAAAGTTACTCAAGGAGCTAAATGGGTTCAAGGGCAATATCCTATTTGTGAAAGGTAAGATCGAAGAGGAACAGACATCCGAAGAAATACATTCGCCCCATGGAAAAATAACCTTATTCAACTTTATGAAATCGGATGAGCTGGAGAATGCGCTGAACCAAAGCAAAAAGGTTCTTTGCCGATCTGGGTACACTACGGTCATGGATTTGGCAAAATTGGAGAAAAAAGCATTTTTTATTCCAACACCGGGCCAGTACGAGCAGGAATATTTGGCGAAACGTATGCAAAAACAAGGCTTGGTCCCCTTTAGCACCCAAGAAGACTTCATTTTGGACGACCTATCCAAAGTGGTCGATTATAAAGGGCTGAATCAGTTTGAACCGATGGTGGATTTTTCTTCTTTGTTCGGTGTTTTTGTCGCTGCGGAAGTTTTTTCCAAAGTGAATGAAAACTCGGAACCGACATCCACTTCGCTCTCCACATAG
- a CDS encoding sensor histidine kinase, which produces MAIKLKKSYKFALRSSLVITFLITVLFVAFHNDFGDMPWPNVVLFAFISFIICFTIIQIRVERFIYRRIKKIYDDVSLLESSTFSSKPVTTDMRTLVQEIEKFAEGKKIEIDTLKIREEYRKEFLGNVSHELKTPLFTVQGYILTLLDGAMNDKKLRKKYLQRANKGVERLIYIVKDLDLITKLEAGELKLEREDFDIMELIQNTFDLLEMRAAKKEVSLTFDMNYPNPIYVNGDKEKIQQVMSNLLVNAIKYGLPKGTAEVSVEDLIKNKVIVRVTDNGAGIPKQHIPRLFERFYRVDQSGSRSEGGSGLGLAIVKHIVEAHGEKIYVESEVDVGSEFSFTLEKTSAATKTPNKEEKSTIGSN; this is translated from the coding sequence ATGGCTATAAAGCTTAAAAAGTCATATAAATTTGCTTTAAGGTCTTCCCTGGTCATAACTTTCTTGATTACGGTCCTTTTTGTTGCATTCCATAACGATTTCGGGGATATGCCCTGGCCAAATGTAGTGCTGTTTGCTTTTATAAGTTTTATCATTTGCTTTACCATTATCCAGATCAGGGTGGAACGTTTTATCTATCGTAGAATAAAAAAAATATACGATGATGTGTCGCTACTTGAGTCGTCTACCTTTTCTTCCAAACCGGTTACCACCGATATGAGGACCTTGGTCCAAGAAATCGAAAAATTTGCCGAAGGAAAGAAGATTGAGATCGACACCCTTAAAATTAGGGAAGAGTACCGAAAAGAATTTTTAGGCAATGTTTCCCACGAACTAAAAACACCACTTTTTACAGTGCAAGGCTATATTCTGACCTTGCTCGATGGGGCAATGAACGACAAGAAACTTCGTAAAAAGTATCTACAACGTGCCAACAAAGGGGTTGAACGGCTTATTTACATAGTAAAAGACCTCGATTTGATCACCAAGCTCGAAGCTGGAGAACTTAAACTGGAGCGAGAGGATTTTGATATTATGGAGCTTATTCAAAATACGTTCGATCTCTTGGAAATGAGGGCGGCCAAAAAAGAGGTGTCCTTAACCTTTGATATGAATTATCCCAATCCCATCTACGTGAATGGGGATAAGGAAAAAATACAACAGGTAATGAGCAATTTGTTGGTCAATGCCATTAAATATGGATTGCCCAAAGGAACGGCCGAGGTAAGTGTGGAAGATTTGATCAAGAACAAGGTTATCGTAAGGGTGACGGACAATGGTGCCGGAATCCCAAAACAGCATATACCTCGTTTATTCGAACGCTTTTATCGTGTAGATCAAAGTGGAAGCCGTTCGGAAGGAGGGTCCGGTCTCGGATTGGCCATAGTAAAGCATATTGTGGAGGCCCATGGTGAGAAAATCTATGTGGAGAGCGAAGTGGATGTCGGTTCCGAGTTTTCATTCACTTTGGAAAAAACTTCCGCAGCGACAAAAACACCGAACAAAGAAGAAAAATCCACCATCGGTTCAAACTGA
- a CDS encoding response regulator transcription factor gives MNNKDIKILLVDDEPDILEIIGYNLSAEGYEVFTAKNGVEGVAKAKKKNPHLIIMDVMMPEMDGIEACEVIRSTPGLDNTIITFLTARGEDYSQMAGFDAGADDYITKPIKPKVLVSKVKALLRRLKDEKKEVEDIVKVGDIVINREEYKIVNAGEEMVLPRKEFELLSLLTSKPNKVFKREVILDKVWGNEVVVGGRTIDVHIRKLREKIGDDHFKTVKGVGYKFVL, from the coding sequence ATGAACAACAAGGATATTAAGATTCTATTGGTTGACGATGAACCCGATATATTGGAAATTATTGGGTATAACCTTTCGGCCGAAGGATATGAGGTCTTTACCGCAAAAAACGGCGTCGAGGGCGTGGCCAAGGCCAAAAAGAAAAACCCGCATCTGATCATTATGGATGTGATGATGCCAGAGATGGATGGTATTGAAGCATGCGAAGTTATCCGAAGTACCCCCGGTCTGGACAATACCATAATTACATTCCTTACAGCTCGTGGCGAGGATTACTCCCAAATGGCCGGTTTTGATGCCGGAGCCGACGATTACATTACCAAGCCCATAAAGCCCAAAGTTTTGGTAAGCAAGGTAAAAGCTTTGTTAAGAAGGTTAAAGGACGAGAAAAAAGAAGTAGAGGATATAGTTAAGGTCGGTGATATCGTCATCAATAGGGAAGAATATAAAATTGTGAATGCCGGAGAGGAAATGGTACTGCCAAGAAAGGAATTTGAACTACTCTCCCTACTTACCTCCAAACCCAACAAAGTGTTTAAGCGCGAGGTTATTTTGGATAAAGTTTGGGGCAACGAGGTAGTTGTGGGCGGGCGCACCATAGATGTACATATTAGAAAACTACGCGAAAAAATCGGCGACGATCACTTTAAGACTGTAAAAGGTGTGGGGTATAAGTTTGTACTCTAA